A portion of the Enterobacter sp. SA187 genome contains these proteins:
- a CDS encoding HAAAP family serine/threonine permease, with amino-acid sequence METTQTSTVAAVETRSAWRKTDTMWMLGLYGTAIGAGVLFLPINAGVGGMIPLIIMAIIAFPMTFFAHRGLTRFVLSGKNPGEDITEVVEEHFGIGAGKLITLLYFFAIYPILLVYSVAITNTVDSFMTHQLGMTPPPRFILSLILIVGMMTIVRFGEQMIVKAMSILVFPFVVALMLLALYLIPQWSGAALETLSFDAAASTGKGLWMTLWLAIPVMVFSFNHSPIISSFAVAKREEYGDEAEKKCSRILAFAHIMMVLTVMFFVFSCVLSLTPADLQAAKDQNISILSYLANHFNAPIIAWMAPIIAIIAITKSFLGHYLGAREGFNGMVIKSLRSRGKTIEISRLNKITALFMLVTTWIVATLNPSILGMIETLGGPIIAMILFLMPMYAIQKVPAMRKYSGHISNIFVVCMGLVAISAIFYSLFS; translated from the coding sequence ATGGAAACAACTCAAACCAGCACTGTTGCTGCCGTAGAAACGCGCAGCGCATGGCGTAAAACTGACACCATGTGGATGCTGGGCCTTTACGGCACCGCTATCGGCGCAGGTGTGCTCTTCCTGCCGATCAACGCCGGTGTCGGCGGTATGATCCCGTTGATCATCATGGCCATCATCGCCTTCCCGATGACCTTTTTTGCTCACCGTGGCCTGACCCGCTTTGTGCTGTCCGGAAAAAATCCGGGGGAAGATATTACTGAAGTGGTAGAAGAACACTTTGGTATCGGCGCAGGTAAACTCATCACCCTGCTCTATTTCTTCGCTATCTATCCGATCCTGCTGGTCTACAGCGTGGCGATCACCAACACGGTTGACAGCTTTATGACCCACCAGCTGGGTATGACGCCGCCGCCGCGTTTCATTCTTTCCCTGATCCTGATCGTCGGTATGATGACCATCGTGCGCTTCGGCGAGCAGATGATCGTGAAAGCGATGAGTATTCTGGTGTTCCCGTTTGTGGTTGCGCTGATGCTGCTGGCCCTGTACCTGATCCCGCAGTGGAGCGGTGCCGCGCTGGAAACGCTCTCCTTTGACGCAGCAGCCAGTACCGGTAAAGGCCTGTGGATGACCCTGTGGCTTGCTATTCCGGTAATGGTGTTCTCTTTCAACCACTCACCGATCATCTCCTCCTTCGCCGTGGCGAAACGTGAAGAGTACGGTGATGAAGCCGAGAAGAAATGCTCCCGCATCCTGGCGTTCGCGCACATCATGATGGTGCTGACGGTAATGTTCTTCGTGTTCAGCTGCGTGCTGAGCCTGACGCCGGCAGATTTGCAGGCTGCGAAAGATCAGAACATCTCTATTCTGTCTTATCTGGCTAACCACTTTAACGCGCCGATTATTGCGTGGATGGCACCGATTATCGCCATCATCGCCATCACTAAATCCTTCCTCGGCCACTATCTGGGTGCGCGTGAAGGCTTCAACGGTATGGTGATCAAATCCCTGCGCAGCCGTGGCAAAACCATCGAAATCAGCCGTCTGAATAAAATCACCGCGCTGTTTATGCTGGTGACCACCTGGATTGTGGCAACCCTGAACCCGAGCATCCTCGGTATGATCGAAACCCTGGGCGGTCCGATTATCGCGATGATCCTGTTCCTGATGCCGATGTATGCGATTCAGAAAGTGCCGGCGATGCGCAAATACAGCGGTCACATCAGCAACATCTTCGTTGTCTGCATGGGCCTGGTAGCTATCTCCGCTATCTTCTACTCCCTGTTCAGCTAA
- the ppnN gene encoding nucleotide 5'-monophosphate nucleosidase PpnN, whose product MITHISPLGSMDMLSQLEVDMLKRTASSDLYQLFRNCSLAVLNSGSLTDNSKELLSRFESFDINVLRRERGVKLELINPPEDAFVDGRIIRALQANLFAVLRDILFVNGQIHSAGRFQHLNLESSTHITNLVFSILRNARALHVGEAPNMVVCWGGHSINETEYLYARRVGTQLGLRELNICTGCGPGAMEAPMKGAAVGHAQQRYKEGRFIGMTEPSIIAAEPPNPLVNELVIMPDIEKRLEAFVRIAHGIIIFPGGVGTAEELLYLLGILMNPANQDQVLPLILTGPKQSADYFRVLDEFIVNTLGEGARRYYRVIIDDAHEVARLMKKAMPMVKENRRETGDAYSFNWSIRIAPELQVPFIPSHENMANLKLYPDQPVEILAADLRRAFSGIVAGNVKEAGIHAIEKYGPYKIHGDSDMMRRMDDLLQGFVAQHRMKLPGSAYIPCYEIMT is encoded by the coding sequence TTGATTACACATATTAGCCCGCTAGGCTCAATGGATATGTTGTCGCAGCTGGAAGTCGATATGCTTAAACGCACGGCCAGCAGCGACCTGTACCAGCTGTTTCGCAACTGTTCACTGGCAGTTCTTAACTCAGGGAGTCTGACCGATAACAGCAAAGAGCTGCTGTCGCGTTTTGAAAGTTTCGACATTAACGTTTTGCGTCGTGAGCGCGGCGTCAAGCTTGAACTGATCAATCCCCCGGAAGACGCCTTTGTGGATGGCCGTATCATCCGCGCGCTTCAGGCCAACCTGTTTGCCGTACTGCGCGACATTCTGTTCGTTAACGGACAGATCCACAGCGCCGGTCGTTTCCAGCATTTAAATCTGGAAAGCTCGACCCACATTACCAACCTGGTGTTTTCCATCCTGCGTAACGCCCGTGCGCTGCACGTCGGCGAAGCGCCGAACATGGTGGTGTGCTGGGGCGGTCACTCGATCAACGAAACCGAATACCTGTACGCCCGACGCGTGGGCACCCAACTCGGCCTGCGTGAACTGAACATCTGCACCGGCTGCGGGCCGGGGGCGATGGAAGCGCCGATGAAAGGCGCGGCGGTCGGCCATGCGCAGCAGCGTTACAAAGAAGGCCGTTTTATCGGCATGACGGAGCCGTCGATTATCGCCGCAGAACCGCCGAACCCGCTGGTCAATGAGCTGGTGATCATGCCGGACATTGAAAAGCGTCTGGAAGCCTTCGTGCGTATCGCCCACGGCATTATCATCTTCCCTGGCGGCGTCGGTACGGCGGAAGAACTGCTCTATCTGCTGGGCATTCTGATGAATCCTGCCAACCAGGACCAGGTGCTGCCGTTGATCCTCACCGGGCCAAAACAGAGCGCTGACTACTTCCGCGTGCTCGACGAATTTATTGTTAACACGCTGGGCGAAGGCGCGCGTCGTTATTACCGCGTGATTATTGATGACGCCCATGAAGTGGCGCGGCTGATGAAAAAAGCGATGCCGATGGTGAAAGAGAATCGTCGTGAGACCGGCGATGCCTACAGCTTTAACTGGTCAATTCGCATTGCGCCGGAACTCCAGGTGCCTTTCATCCCGTCCCATGAAAATATGGCGAACCTGAAGCTCTATCCAGATCAGCCGGTGGAAATTCTGGCCGCCGATCTGCGCCGCGCATTTTCAGGGATTGTCGCCGGGAACGTTAAAGAGGCGGGGATCCACGCGATTGAAAAATACGGGCCGTACAAAATCCACGGCGACAGCGACATGATGCGCCGCATGGACGACCTGCTGCAGGGCTTTGTCGCGCAGCACCGCATGAAGCTGCCGGGCTCGGCGTATATTCCCTGCTATGAAATTATGACCTGA
- the rlmM gene encoding 23S rRNA (cytidine(2498)-2'-O)-methyltransferase RlmM, which produces MNKVVLLCRPGFEKECAAEITDKAGRLEVFGFARVKENSGYVVFECYQPDDADKVAKDLPFSSLIFARQMFVAGELLQDLPPDDRITPIVGMLQGVVEKGGELRVEVADTNESKELMKFCRKFTVPLRAALREAKILTSYETAKRPVVHVFFIAPGCCYAGYSYTNNNSPFYMGIPRLKFPSDAPSRSTLKLEEAFHIFIPADEWDERLANGMYAVDLGACPGGWTYQLVKRNMWVASVDNGPMAQSLMDTGQVTWLREDGFRYRPTRNNITWMVCDMVEKPAKVTALMVQWLVNGWCRETIFNLKLPMKKRYEEVSGNLAYIQEQLAEHGINATIQARQLYHDREEVTVHVRRWWAAVGGRRDER; this is translated from the coding sequence ATGAATAAAGTTGTCTTGTTGTGTCGCCCGGGTTTTGAGAAAGAGTGCGCCGCAGAAATTACCGATAAAGCCGGACGCCTTGAGGTGTTTGGCTTTGCCCGCGTGAAAGAAAACTCAGGCTATGTGGTTTTCGAATGCTATCAGCCTGATGATGCGGATAAAGTGGCAAAAGATCTGCCGTTCAGCTCGCTGATTTTTGCCCGTCAGATGTTTGTCGCCGGTGAGCTGTTACAGGATCTGCCGCCTGACGATCGCATCACGCCGATTGTCGGCATGTTGCAGGGCGTGGTGGAAAAAGGCGGCGAGCTGCGCGTTGAAGTGGCGGACACCAACGAAAGCAAAGAGCTGATGAAGTTCTGCCGCAAGTTCACCGTACCGCTGCGTGCGGCGCTGCGCGAGGCGAAAATCCTCACCAGCTACGAAACCGCAAAACGTCCGGTGGTGCATGTGTTCTTTATCGCTCCCGGCTGCTGCTATGCCGGTTATTCGTATACCAATAACAACTCGCCGTTTTACATGGGCATTCCGCGCCTGAAGTTTCCGTCGGACGCGCCAAGCCGTTCCACCCTCAAACTGGAAGAAGCCTTTCATATCTTCATTCCGGCAGACGAGTGGGACGAGCGCCTGGCAAACGGCATGTACGCGGTGGATCTGGGCGCCTGTCCGGGCGGCTGGACCTATCAGCTGGTGAAACGCAACATGTGGGTGGCCTCTGTGGATAACGGCCCGATGGCGCAGAGCCTGATGGATACCGGGCAGGTCACCTGGCTGCGTGAGGATGGTTTCCGCTATCGCCCGACGCGCAATAACATTACGTGGATGGTGTGCGATATGGTGGAGAAACCCGCGAAAGTCACCGCTCTGATGGTGCAGTGGCTGGTCAACGGCTGGTGCCGCGAAACCATTTTCAACCTCAAGCTGCCGATGAAAAAACGCTACGAAGAAGTGTCCGGCAATCTGGCGTACATTCAGGAGCAACTGGCGGAGCACGGCATCAATGCCACTATTCAGGCCCGTCAGCTGTATCACGATCGCGAAGAAGTGACCGTACACGTGCGCCGCTGGTGGGCTGCGGTGGGCGGACGTCGCGACGAGCGTTAA
- the syd gene encoding SecY-interacting protein, with protein sequence MHTETALALKAFTARYCDAWHETHHSWPQSEDLYGVPSPCIISTTQDSVFWQPQPFEGEPNVNAVERALDIVVQPALHAFYATQFAGDMPARFGAQTLTLLQTWSEDDFRRVQENLIGHLVTQKRLKISPTLFIATLDSELDVIAVCNLTGQVILETIGTAKRTVLAPSVTEFLNQLEPVL encoded by the coding sequence GTGCACACAGAAACGGCGCTCGCCCTGAAAGCATTTACCGCACGCTATTGCGATGCCTGGCATGAGACACACCACAGCTGGCCGCAGAGTGAAGATTTGTACGGCGTGCCCTCGCCCTGCATTATCTCCACCACCCAGGACAGCGTATTCTGGCAGCCGCAACCCTTTGAAGGGGAACCCAATGTAAACGCGGTTGAACGGGCATTAGATATTGTGGTACAACCCGCGCTGCACGCGTTTTATGCCACCCAGTTTGCCGGTGATATGCCCGCGCGCTTTGGCGCGCAGACGCTGACGCTGCTGCAAACCTGGAGCGAGGACGATTTCCGCCGCGTGCAGGAAAATCTAATTGGCCATCTGGTGACGCAAAAGCGACTTAAGATTTCGCCCACGCTGTTTATCGCCACGCTCGACAGCGAACTGGACGTTATTGCCGTCTGCAACCTGACCGGACAGGTGATTCTCGAAACCATCGGTACGGCGAAACGTACGGTGCTGGCCCCGTCTGTTACGGAATTTCTTAATCAGCTTGAGCCTGTTCTGTAA
- a CDS encoding L-serine ammonia-lyase encodes MISVFDIFKIGIGPSSSHTVGPMKAGKQFTDDLIARGILSDITRVVVDVYGSLSLTGKGHHTDIAIIMGLAGNLPDSVDIDSIPGFIQDVNTHGRLLLANGQHEVEFPVDQCMNFHADNLSLHENGMRISALAGESVVYSQTYYSIGGGFIVDEAHFGLTSNAEITVPYPYKNAADLQRHCQETGLSLSGLMMKNELALRSKAELDQHLANVWEVMRGGIERGITTEGVLPGKLRVPRRAAALRRMLVSGDKTSTDPMAVVDWINMFALAVNEENAAGGRVVTAPTNGACGIVPAVLAYYDKFIREVNANSLARYLLVASAIGSLYKMNASISGAEVGCQGEVGVACSMAAAGLAELLGGSPTQVCIAAEIGMEHNLGLTCDPVAGQVQVPCIERNAIASVKAVNAARMALRRTSEPRVCLDKVIETMYETGKDMNAKYRETSRGGLAMKVVACD; translated from the coding sequence ATGATTAGCGTATTCGATATTTTCAAAATCGGCATTGGCCCTTCCAGCTCCCATACCGTGGGACCAATGAAAGCAGGTAAACAGTTTACGGACGACCTGATTGCGCGTGGCATTCTCAGTGACATCACTCGCGTCGTGGTGGATGTTTACGGCTCCCTCTCCCTCACCGGCAAAGGCCACCATACCGATATCGCCATTATTATGGGGCTGGCGGGCAACCTGCCGGACAGCGTCGACATCGACAGCATTCCGGGCTTCATTCAGGACGTGAATACCCATGGCCGCCTGCTGCTGGCGAACGGTCAGCATGAAGTGGAATTTCCGGTTGACCAGTGCATGAACTTCCATGCGGATAACCTTTCCCTGCACGAAAACGGCATGCGTATCAGCGCACTGGCGGGTGAAAGCGTGGTTTACAGCCAGACTTATTACTCCATCGGCGGCGGCTTTATCGTCGATGAGGCGCACTTCGGCCTGACCAGTAATGCAGAAATCACGGTGCCGTACCCCTATAAAAATGCCGCCGATTTACAGCGTCATTGCCAGGAAACCGGCTTATCCCTCTCCGGCCTGATGATGAAAAACGAGCTGGCGCTGCGCAGCAAAGCCGAGCTGGATCAGCATCTGGCAAACGTCTGGGAAGTGATGCGCGGCGGCATTGAGCGCGGCATTACCACCGAAGGCGTCCTGCCGGGCAAACTGCGCGTCCCGCGCCGGGCGGCGGCGTTACGCCGTATGCTGGTCAGCGGTGATAAAACTTCTACCGATCCGATGGCGGTGGTCGACTGGATCAACATGTTCGCGCTGGCGGTGAACGAAGAAAACGCCGCCGGTGGACGTGTGGTGACCGCGCCGACCAACGGCGCCTGTGGCATCGTGCCGGCGGTGCTGGCGTACTACGATAAATTTATTCGTGAAGTAAATGCTAACTCACTGGCCCGCTATCTGCTGGTCGCCAGCGCAATCGGCTCCCTGTACAAAATGAACGCCTCCATTTCCGGCGCGGAAGTGGGCTGTCAGGGTGAAGTGGGCGTGGCCTGCTCCATGGCAGCGGCAGGTCTGGCGGAATTGCTGGGCGGCAGCCCGACGCAGGTGTGCATCGCGGCCGAAATCGGCATGGAGCATAACCTGGGGCTAACCTGCGATCCGGTCGCCGGACAGGTACAGGTACCCTGCATTGAACGCAACGCCATTGCCTCGGTGAAAGCGGTGAACGCCGCGCGTATGGCCCTGCGCCGTACCAGCGAGCCGCGCGTGTGCCTCGATAAAGTCATTGAGACCATGTATGAGACGGGCAAAGACATGAACGCCAAATACCGCGAAACATCCCGTGGCGGTCTGGCGATGAAAGTCGTCGCCTGCGATTAA
- the xni gene encoding flap endonuclease Xni: MAVHLLIVDALNLIRRIHAVQGSPCVQTCLHALDQLILHSQPTHAVAVFDDEARNSGWRHQILPDYKAGRAPMPDNLHAEMPALRAAFASHGVPCWVSEGNEADDLAATLAVKVAQAGHQATIVSTDKGYCQLLSPTIRIRDYFQKRWLDAPFIAAEFGVTPEQLADYWGLAGISSSKIPGVAGIGQKSATQLITTFGTLENLYAGLAEVPEKWRKKLVEHREMAFICRDVARLKTDLQVEGNLQQLRLAR; encoded by the coding sequence GTGGCTGTTCATCTGTTAATTGTTGATGCGCTTAATCTTATTCGCCGGATCCATGCCGTGCAGGGATCGCCCTGCGTCCAGACCTGCCTGCACGCGCTCGACCAGTTGATCCTTCACAGCCAGCCGACTCATGCGGTGGCGGTCTTTGATGACGAGGCGCGCAACAGCGGCTGGCGACATCAGATCCTGCCGGATTACAAAGCAGGTCGCGCGCCGATGCCGGACAACCTGCACGCGGAAATGCCTGCCCTGCGTGCGGCCTTTGCCAGCCACGGCGTGCCATGCTGGGTGTCAGAAGGCAATGAGGCGGACGATCTGGCCGCCACCCTGGCGGTAAAAGTGGCGCAGGCCGGGCATCAGGCCACCATAGTGTCAACGGACAAAGGCTACTGCCAGCTGCTCTCTCCGACCATCCGCATCCGCGACTATTTTCAGAAGCGCTGGCTGGATGCGCCCTTTATCGCCGCTGAATTTGGCGTCACGCCTGAGCAACTGGCAGATTACTGGGGACTCGCGGGGATCAGCAGTTCAAAAATTCCGGGCGTGGCGGGTATCGGGCAGAAGAGCGCCACGCAGCTTATCACCACCTTTGGCACGCTGGAAAATCTCTATGCAGGGCTTGCGGAGGTACCGGAAAAGTGGCGCAAAAAACTGGTGGAACATCGCGAAATGGCGTTTATCTGCCGGGATGTGGCAAGGCTGAAAACGGATCTACAGGTGGAAGGGAATTTGCAGCAGCTGCGGCTGGCGAGATAA
- the queF gene encoding NADPH-dependent 7-cyano-7-deazaguanine reductase QueF (Catalyzes the NADPH-dependent reduction of 7-cyano-7-deazaguanine (preQ0) to 7-aminomethyl-7-deazaguanine (preQ1) in queuosine biosynthesis), with amino-acid sequence MSSYDNHQALAGLTLGKSTAYRDTYDASLLQGVPRSLNRDPLGLHADNLPFHGGDIWTLYELSWLNSNGLPQVAVGQVELNYASVNLVESKSFKLYLNSFNQTRFASWDEVQATLQRDLSACAQGDVSVALYRLNELEGQPIAAFNGVCIDDQDIAIDNYDFSADYLENAASGPIVEETLVSHLLKSNCLITHQPDWGSVQIQYRGPQIDREKLLRYLVSFRHHNEFHEQCVERIFNDVQRFCKPESLSVYARYTRRGGLDINPWRTNGDFAPSTGRLVRQ; translated from the coding sequence ATGTCTTCTTATGATAACCACCAGGCGCTGGCTGGCCTGACCCTCGGCAAATCCACCGCGTACCGCGATACCTACGACGCCAGCCTGTTGCAGGGCGTACCGCGCAGCCTGAACCGCGATCCGCTCGGCCTGCATGCCGACAACCTGCCCTTTCACGGCGGCGATATCTGGACGCTCTATGAGCTGTCATGGCTGAACAGTAATGGCCTGCCGCAGGTGGCGGTTGGACAGGTGGAACTTAACTATGCCAGCGTCAATCTGGTGGAATCAAAAAGCTTCAAGCTTTATCTCAACAGCTTCAACCAGACGCGTTTCGCCAGCTGGGACGAGGTGCAGGCCACCCTGCAGCGCGATCTCAGCGCCTGTGCGCAGGGCGACGTGAGCGTGGCGCTTTATCGCCTTAATGAACTGGAAGGTCAGCCGATCGCCGCGTTCAACGGTGTGTGCATCGACGATCAGGATATTGCGATCGATAACTACGACTTTAGCGCCGATTACCTGGAAAACGCCGCCAGCGGCCCGATTGTGGAAGAAACCCTGGTCAGCCATCTGCTGAAATCTAACTGCCTGATCACTCATCAGCCGGACTGGGGTTCGGTGCAGATCCAGTATCGCGGTCCGCAAATCGACCGTGAGAAGCTGCTGCGTTATCTGGTCTCCTTCCGCCATCACAATGAATTTCATGAACAGTGCGTGGAGCGCATTTTCAATGATGTGCAGCGTTTTTGTAAGCCAGAATCCCTGAGCGTATATGCGCGCTATACCCGTCGCGGCGGTCTGGACATTAATCCGTGGCGCACCAACGGCGATTTTGCGCCCTCAACCGGAAGACTGGTTCGCCAGTAA
- a CDS encoding DUF423 domain-containing protein, with translation MTSRFMLIFAAISGFVFVALGAFGAHVLGKSLGTVEMGWIQTGLEYQAFHTLAIFCLAVAMQRRISIWFYWSSVFLALGTVLFSGSLYCLALSHLRLWAFVTPVGGVCFLAGWVLMLIGAIRLKRKGVVHE, from the coding sequence TTAGTGGCTTTGTTTTTGTTGCGCTGGGCGCCTTCGGCGCGCACGTGCTGGGGAAATCTCTGGGCACGGTAGAGATGGGCTGGATCCAGACCGGTCTTGAATACCAGGCTTTCCATACGCTGGCGATTTTCTGCCTCGCCGTGGCGATGCAGCGTCGCATCAGCATCTGGTTTTACTGGAGCAGCGTGTTTCTGGCGCTGGGTACGGTGTTGTTCAGCGGGAGCTTATACTGCCTCGCGCTTTCCCATCTGCGCCTGTGGGCCTTCGTCACCCCGGTTGGCGGCGTCTGCTTCCTCGCGGGCTGGGTATTAATGTTAATTGGTGCTATTCGTCTGAAACGTAAGGGCGTTGTTCATGAATAA